GATCCAGGCCGTGGATATATTCAGGCAGCGTTTCATGGAGGAGACCACCGCAGAGGTCAAGGACAGCATTCTGCGCAGGCTCGTGGAGATCGGGCTCCGCGTATTCCCGATATCCCAGGCGCCATTCAACGCAATAACGAGAGATGATGAGATGGTGGTACTCACAGGCGTGAGCAGGCTCACAACAAGCATGATCAAGCGTGCAAGGCTCATGAGCAGCCTCTCATCTGTGACACTCACGCACTCTGCGCTCATAGTCGATGGCGAGACGAGGATAGACAGAATAGAAAGGACCGCGGTCATAGGCCGGAAGGAGATAGAGAAGATCGATAGCAGAAAGGACTTCGCAGATCTCCTGATGATGAAGCGCGAGAGCTCCGCCTATTAGGATCAGAGCTTACTGGGCGCTATTTTATTGTATATCTGGACGTACCAAAAGCCATGAGACTTCTTGATAAGATCCGCGAGTCTGGGAATGTGTTTGTTGTTGCGGTCGCCGGGGATAGTGGATCCGGCAAGACTACATTCACGAGGGGCATCCGCCGGCTGCTTGGCGAGGATGTGGTCAGCACATTCTCCATGGACGACTATCACAGTCTCGATCGCAGGCAGCGAAAGGCTCTGGGGATAACGCCGCTGAGGCCGGAAGCGAACAGGCTGGACCTGCTGGCTGAGCATCTGGAGATGCTCCGGAGGGGGCTTCCCATAGAAAAGCCCGTCTACGATCACGCAACCGGAGAGATCAGGGGGCCGGTCATCTTCGAGCCATCCCCTGTAATCATCGTCGAAGGTCTTCATCCGTTCTACACACAGGAGCTCAGAGAGCTCTCTGACTTCAAGATCTTCGTCGATCCGAGCAGAGCTGTGAAGAGGAGATGGAAGCTCAGGAGGGATGTGGGGGAGCGGGGCTATGCTCCGGAGGATGTGATGAGGGAGATCCTGGAGAGGGAGCCGGACTACAAGCTCTACGTGGATGTGCAGAAGGTCTACGCTGAGATGGTGATAAAGATCCAGGACTCGAGGATCCCGCCGGAGTGGACTGAGATCGCGAGGGGCCTGAGCGGGGAGAAATACTCGGTGCGGATCATACAGCAGATTCTCGATCAGCCCCTGGACGAGGTCGATCTGACGATAGACCTGAGCAGGATAATGAGGCTAACAGAGCGCGAGTTCTCGATAGAGTTCCAGAGGGACGACTACTACGGGAAGAGGGTGGGGGTCATGACCCTCGATGGCGAGTTCCCCATCACCATGATAAAGGACCTGGAGAGGAAGCTCTGCAGGTTCCTGGGAAGGGATCTGCCCTCAGTCTCAGAGGGGCAGGATCATGCATCCTACGTCAATGCGACCGGGATGGCACAGCTCATCCTGATCTGGAGGTTCCTGGAGAAGATCGCGAAGCTCGCCGGATGATCAGCACCACCTCTCGTAGCACACGATCTCCTCCATGGGCTTCCTCGGCCTTGGCGCGGGATCCTCTGCGGGGTATCCGAGCGGGAGAAGCGCGACGACGCGGACGTTCTCCGGCACCCCCAGGATCTCCTTGACTCTGTCCTCGTAGAATGCGCCGATCCAGCAGGTTCCGAGCCCGAGCTCGGTGGCCTCCAGAGTCATGTGGTCGACTGCTATTGACACATCTATGGTGTAGGTGTGCTGGCCGCATGTCATCACGTATCTCGTCTCTGTACCGCAGGCAGCTATGACAACAGGCGCCTCTGCGATGAACTGCTGGTTCTTGGCAGCTTCAGCAAGCCTCCTGCGCCTCTCCGGATCCCTCACAACTATGAACTTCCAGTCCTGGAGGTTCTTTGCAGACGGGGCAAGCCTTCCTGCCTCAAGTATGCGGTTGAGCTTCTCCTCCTCCACCGGCCTCTCCTGGTACCTTCTTATGCTCCTCCTCCTTCTTATGGCCTCGATCACATCCATGCATACGCCTCCCTTCGCTACGGCCTTCTCCTGAGCTCCCTCTCGAGCTCAGCACCCTTCTCCGTAAGGCGCCATATGCCATCTGACTCCTCGATCAGACCCCTCTCGTCAAGATCCTGGAGCACCTTCCTTACAGCAGGCGGCGTTATCCTCTCTATCTTTGCGATCTTCTCGGCGCTCATCGGCCCCTTCGATCCCAGGACCTGTATCACGCGCTCCCTCTGGCTGTTTCCCAGAACGAACCCCATCAGCTCATCCATTCTGTATACCTCTGCGATAGCTTTATTGCTTCCAATATCTTAATAGATTGTGGCGGGTTAGTCCGGGTGGTTCGGCGTCACCTGTAACCCGAAATCGCCGATATGCGGGGGACGAAGCTGGTGGGCGACTTTATGCGCCGTGTATTCGGCCCATCCGCGTACAATGATTCTCCGTTCTGTAGGGACGGCATCGGCCAGGGGGTCAGCCGGAGGGCGGGCTCGCTGGCCCTAACTGCAGGCACCGGTTCAGGCCCGGAAGGGAGCAGACCCACTGCGGGTAACCGTCGCTTACAGGATCGCGGGGAGGAGAAAGCGGATGGATCAGCTGGTGCGCGGTGCTTCTGGCAACCGCCAGCGCACCCGCCAGAAATGATATGTCTTTTGCGGTATGCGCTCCATCTGAAGTTCTCAAGAGCGTTACATGTGTGTACAGACCAAATGTTTATTTTTTACATTGACGGCAGCAACCATTTGAATGTAAATGATTCCGGGTCCCTCAGATTATTAGCAGCAGTGGGGCACATCGATAGAAAAGTATATATACTATTACTTCTCACAAGTAAACGATCTATTATGTCGCTAGCCTCAACTGTAATGGTGAAAATGTACACCAGAATACGTTCGAGGATATAGCGGCGCCTTTCTTGAGCCTCACACTTAGCTCTGCATATATTTATCGAACTCCATATTAATAATATTAATTAAATATAAGGAGGTGACTGGCTGTGAATCGCACTACAAAGCTGCTGATGCTATCTGATATCCTCGTGCTCACCGGTCTCGGGCTGATACAGCCCATACTGGCGATATTCATAAACGATGGCGTTGCAGGTGGCAGCGTTCTATCCGCAGGAATAGCTAGCACGCTCTTCCTGGTCACTAAATCACTGGTCCAGCTGCCCTTCGGGATGTACATCGACAGGGTGAGGAACAAGAGCAGATGGCTGCTCATAGGCACATCAATTGTGGCTTGCGTACCTGTCATGTACATATTCATCGACAGCATATACCAGGTCTACATCGCGGAGATCATCAACGGCATCGGAAGCGGTCTCGCATATCCAGCCTGGATAGCCCTCTGGAGCGCAAATGTGGAGAAGGGCAGCGAGGGGTTCGAGTGGTCTCTCTACTCCACATCCACAGGGCTCGGGACAGCGTTCACAGCAGCGGTCGGTGCGGCCATAGCCAGCATGCTCGGGTTCACTGCCACATTCATATTCACAAGCATGATGTGCCTCATGGGATCAGGGATAATACTGATGCTCGACCGGGAGGAGCACGCGGCAGTAAAACCCTTCACCTCAACAGCTCCGGTCTGAGGGCTGGAGTTCTCTCAAACACTGGACCCGTTTATGGGCATCCTTCGTGACCGAACTGTCAGCGACGATCCCAAAATTGATAAATCCTGGAGAATTCTTCACTCTGGCGATGAAAGTCTGCGAGAGATGCGGTGGGCAGGGCTTCATGATCGTAGGCGAACGTACCTGCCCCAACTGCGATGGCACTGGTAAGACGGAGTCCATAACACTTACCGAGGCGAGGGATTCTGACATAACAAGCCTGCTCCAGCAGGGATCGGCGAGGTGCGCGGTCTGCAACGGGACCGGCAGGATACCCATAACAGAGGCATGCGAGGTGTGCGGCGGGCTCGGCAGAGAGTACAGATGTCTTGTATGCGGAGCCAGGCTGAACTCTAAGGCGGATCTGTGTGAGAGATGCTCACGCACACCGCTCGTCTACATCCTGGATAGGGCGTGCGATACGACCGATCTCGTGGTCGGGAGCATATACGAGGGGAGTGTCTCCGGGCTGGCGAGCTTCGGCGCCTTTGTGGACCTGAACGAGAACATGCGCGGCCTTGCGCACAACAGATACCTGAGGTTCAGGCCTGAGGTCGGTGAGAAGCTCTTCGTCCGGGTGAAGAACATCGCCCCGAATGGCAACATAGAGCTCGAGCCCGTCGAGCTGAAGGAGTACCATGTGATAACCGTGGAGAAGGATCTCCCGCTAACAAAGACCTCTGATCTGCAAAGGCATCTCGGAAAAATCGTTTGCATCAAGGGCGAGGTGATCCAGGTCAAGCAGACAGCCGGTCCCACGATATTCACAATCGCAGATGACAGCGGCACGGTATCATGCGCTGCATTCGAGCGAGCAGGCGTCAGAGCATATCCGGAGATACAGGGGGACATGGTCGTCAAGGTCATCGGCGAGCCGGCGATGAGGAACGGCCAGATGCAGATAGAGATCCGCTCGATGAAGCAGCTCTTCGGCGGGGAGGCGACTAAGGTCAGGGAGGAGATCGAGCGGGCGATAGACAGGAGAGCGGAGCCGTTTGACCCGCCGTTGCTCATAGAGAGCGAGGTGCTCGAGAGGCTCAGGCCCAGAATGAGGGCTGTCGCCAAGGAGATCCGCAGGGCGATCTTCAAGTCGAAGCCTATAGTCATAAGACATCATGCTGATGCTGATGGTATCTCAGCAGCGGTTGCGATAGAGACCGCGATACTCCCGCTGATGAAGGAGGTCTGTGGGCCTGATGCAGAGTACTACAGCTACAGGCGTGCTCCCTCGAAGGCTCCGTTCTACGAGCTTGAGGATGTCACGAAGGATCTCAGCTACGCTCTTGAGGACCAGTCCAGGTACGGGCAGAAGATGCCTCTCATAGTTCTCATGGACAACGGCTCCACAGAGGAGGATGTGCCCGCGATGAAGCATGCCCAGGTCTACGGCCTGGAGATGGTCGTGGTAGATCATCACCATCCGAATGATGTTGTCGATCAGTATCTCATCGCCCATGTGAACCCGGCGCATGCAGGTGGTGATTTCGGGATCACAACAGGAATGCTGGGGGTTGAGATCGCCCGCATGATCAATCCCGATGTGGAGAACAAGATCAAGCACCTTGCAGCAGTCTCCGCGGTCGGTGACAGAAGCGAGGCTCCGGAGGCTGAGAAGTACATCAAGCTCGTTGAGGACAGGTTCAGGGTGGAGGATCTCAAGAAGATCGCGCTTGCTCTCGACTATGAGGCCTTCTGGCTCAGGTTCAATGAGGGACGCGGCCTGATAAACGATATCCTCTGTCTCGGAAGGCTGGACAGGCACCGCAGGATCGTGGATCTGCTCTGCGATCAGGCGAATGCTGCGATCGAGGATCAGCTCAGGGCGAGCATGGGCAACGTGAAGAGCACGAAGCTGCCGAACGGTGCGATAATGAACGTCATAGATGTGGAGAACTACGCTCACAAGTTCACATTTCCTCCACCTGGAAAGACGTCTGGAGAGATACACGACAGGATGTGCAGGAAGTACGATGGCAAGCCTGTTGTCACGATAGGATACGGCCCGGACTTCGCGGTTCTGAGAAGCAGGGGGGTGAAGATGAACATTCCCCAGATAGTGAAAGAGCTGATGGAGGAGATCCCAAACGGCGGTGTGAGCGGAGGGGGTCATCTGGTCGTAGGCTCGATCAAGTTCGTGGGTGGAATGCGGAAGGAGGTGCTGGCCAAGCTCGCGGAGAAGATCGGAAGCTGCGAGGTCGAGGAGGTTCCACCTTCTGCAGCATGATCCGGACGTTCTTATCCATATGATGACTTACCAGAAAAGGCACTGGTCCTGCTATGCGCTCTTGAGAAATGTACGTGTGCTTACAGCAACCTGCTTGCTTGACCTCTAAGTTGCTGAACACACAGGAGCGAATCTGGAACCGTCCATTTCTTCGCTACCTCCATGAAATATCGGAGATCGAGCCGGTTTTCGAGAATCTCTGGAGGCGCTTTTCCATCATTCTTTCAATCCGATCATCCGGGCGTCAGGATGTGAATGTTTCCAACACGCACCCTTTCAAGCCCTGCTCCTCTCGCGGCGTCCAGGCACCGCATGGCCAGCGACCTCGAGGTGAACGGCATATCTCTCATGTGGAACTGCGGATGGAAGGCGAGCAGCGTGTACGGGATTCTGGGATTGAGGGATGCGAGGAAATCAGCTATCGCCCCCACCTCATTCTCGTCGATATATCCCGGAACCAGAAGCGTGCTCGCGATGACAAGCGGCGGCTCCTCCCGCTCCTCAATCCTCTCCGCTGCTGCAGATATATTCTCCAGAGTTCTCCTGTTGGACACTCCTGTCAGCGCCCTGTGGAGGTTCTCATCCATCGCCTTGATGTCGAACTTGATGCAACCACCGCTGCTCAGAGAGAGCTCGAGCATCTCATCGAGAAGATGGCGATTCATGGAGCCGTTCGTCTCCCAGCAGATCCTCAGGATATCACTTCTCGCATCAAGGGCCATCCTCGATGCCTTGAGAGCGAACGGCAGCTGCGGCGCCGGATCGCCGCCGAAGTAGCAGATGCATGAGGTTCTATCATCCACGCTCTCCACAAGCTCGCTGACATCGGTCATCCACGGGCGAAGCGTCTCAGCTCTGAACTGCCAGTTCTGGCAGTAGAGGCAGTTGAATGTGCACGCGTGGAAGAAGACAGCCAGGTTTCTGTATCCGATCTCAGGGCCATTTGAGTGTGCGTACTTCGGATACCCAGCGCCCGTCCCGCCTGCGCACACCCAGTCCCCGACGCAGTTTGTCGGGAGCGGGTCGTGGTACCACGAGAGCTTTCCCTGTGTGGGTGTGACGCCCACAAGCACCCCATCAACATTCATCCGCAGCCCACAGTAGCCCATGCCTCCAGGAGGTATTCTGCATTCATTCGCACATATGCTGCACTTCAATCCCTCCGGATCCCTGGGGATCTCCTCTGGAAGCCCATACGCAGCCCTGCTTCTTTTGTGGGCAGTCATCGCAATCTCGAGAGATTCCTCCGGACGGGATCTGATGCAGCGCAGACATACCCTCAGCTCCCCGGAGATCAGGCTCGAGGTCGTTCCGCACAAAGAACAGCGGGCCATGGCATATCCTGTGCATCAGATCGATCATCATAGTATATTATGATTGGGATCGGCACGCCTGTGCCTGCATCTGGTACATGTAGCATCCAGACGCCAATCGTTAAGGATCTCAGTATGTGATTGTGTACACAGATCGTTGAGCCCAGCCGTGGCATCGTGGAATTTGAGATATCGCATTTGCAGAACCACAGTTCTCCGCTGTTGGATGAGCAGTGTGCTACATCAGCTCCTTTATCGCATCGACAACGCTTCTGAGCTCCTGCTCGCTGATCGAAAGGTCCGGGGATTTCTTAACGCCCAGCTCTGTTATCACAACATGGACATCCGGCTGAAGCCCGCACAGCTCCAGGCTCTTGCGACAGCACTCCAGTGAGCATCCGTCTATTGAGACTATCGCATCCGCACCCTGCGCAGAGGCTGTTATTCCCCTTATGCTTGCTGTTATTCCCGCGAGGCACGACATCCTGCCGTATCCCTGAGCGGTCAGCTCCCTGGCCGCGGCATTCGCGAGCTGGCCGACGTTTGAGCCGCCGGCACATGTGAATATGGCGCGTCTGGCCTCGCAGAGGCATCTCTCTGACATCTCTATCCCCTCAGCAACTCCTTGATCTCCTCCACGCTAAGAACGCGGCCGACAGCAACCGTCTCCCCGTCAATGCACAGCGCCGGAGTCATCATCACCCCCCGCTCCATGATCTCCATGATGCTGTCGACCTTGACTATCTCTGCATCTATACCCAGCTCCTTAACCGCCTGGCGGACATTTTTCTCCAGGCCCTTGCATTTGGCACATCCTGTGCCGAGAACCTCTATCTTCAAGCGTGCCACCTCAGTGATCAGAATCTCCCGAGCTTCCTGTACCTCTCAGCATGTATCTCCACAGCGATGCGTTTCTCGAAGCGCTTGGTGATCCCCCATGCGGAGAGCTCAACGCTCAGGTTGTATATCCCTGCAGGAACTCCGGATGCGTCCCATGTGCCTGTGTACACATATGCTGATGCTGGATGCAGCATGACCCGGTCAATCTCTTTATCAGATCTGTCCGTCACAACAGCCACCATATTGGCGGCAGTTTCCGTATTCTTCTGTCCAGCGGCGCCTGTCTCCGCAGCGCCGATCACGTTCACGACCTTTCTCCCGGGCGATGTGTAGTTTCCGAGCCTCACACCGGTGCTCTTGTCCCTGCTGAGCCCGCCTGTGTAGATCGTTATGGGCTCGCATGTGACGCACCCCATCACGTTCATGATGTCATTCTTCCTGCTATCAGAGAACGTGGCGGTTATCTCGACCGTTCGC
This Methanothrix sp. DNA region includes the following protein-coding sequences:
- a CDS encoding MFS transporter yields the protein MNRTTKLLMLSDILVLTGLGLIQPILAIFINDGVAGGSVLSAGIASTLFLVTKSLVQLPFGMYIDRVRNKSRWLLIGTSIVACVPVMYIFIDSIYQVYIAEIINGIGSGLAYPAWIALWSANVEKGSEGFEWSLYSTSTGLGTAFTAAVGAAIASMLGFTATFIFTSMMCLMGSGIILMLDREEHAAVKPFTSTAPV
- a CDS encoding radical SAM protein; this encodes MTAHKRSRAAYGLPEEIPRDPEGLKCSICANECRIPPGGMGYCGLRMNVDGVLVGVTPTQGKLSWYHDPLPTNCVGDWVCAGGTGAGYPKYAHSNGPEIGYRNLAVFFHACTFNCLYCQNWQFRAETLRPWMTDVSELVESVDDRTSCICYFGGDPAPQLPFALKASRMALDARSDILRICWETNGSMNRHLLDEMLELSLSSGGCIKFDIKAMDENLHRALTGVSNRRTLENISAAAERIEEREEPPLVIASTLLVPGYIDENEVGAIADFLASLNPRIPYTLLAFHPQFHMRDMPFTSRSLAMRCLDAARGAGLERVRVGNIHILTPG
- a CDS encoding nitroreductase family protein, yielding MDVIEAIRRRRSIRRYQERPVEEEKLNRILEAGRLAPSAKNLQDWKFIVVRDPERRRRLAEAAKNQQFIAEAPVVIAACGTETRYVMTCGQHTYTIDVSIAVDHMTLEATELGLGTCWIGAFYEDRVKEILGVPENVRVVALLPLGYPAEDPAPRPRKPMEEIVCYERWC
- a CDS encoding transcriptional regulator — its product is MDELMGFVLGNSQRERVIQVLGSKGPMSAEKIAKIERITPPAVRKVLQDLDERGLIEESDGIWRLTEKGAELERELRRRP
- a CDS encoding putative zinc-binding protein, with protein sequence MSERCLCEARRAIFTCAGGSNVGQLANAAARELTAQGYGRMSCLAGITASIRGITASAQGADAIVSIDGCSLECCRKSLELCGLQPDVHVVITELGVKKSPDLSISEQELRSVVDAIKELM
- a CDS encoding DHH family phosphoesterase; the encoded protein is MKVCERCGGQGFMIVGERTCPNCDGTGKTESITLTEARDSDITSLLQQGSARCAVCNGTGRIPITEACEVCGGLGREYRCLVCGARLNSKADLCERCSRTPLVYILDRACDTTDLVVGSIYEGSVSGLASFGAFVDLNENMRGLAHNRYLRFRPEVGEKLFVRVKNIAPNGNIELEPVELKEYHVITVEKDLPLTKTSDLQRHLGKIVCIKGEVIQVKQTAGPTIFTIADDSGTVSCAAFERAGVRAYPEIQGDMVVKVIGEPAMRNGQMQIEIRSMKQLFGGEATKVREEIERAIDRRAEPFDPPLLIESEVLERLRPRMRAVAKEIRRAIFKSKPIVIRHHADADGISAAVAIETAILPLMKEVCGPDAEYYSYRRAPSKAPFYELEDVTKDLSYALEDQSRYGQKMPLIVLMDNGSTEEDVPAMKHAQVYGLEMVVVDHHHPNDVVDQYLIAHVNPAHAGGDFGITTGMLGVEIARMINPDVENKIKHLAAVSAVGDRSEAPEAEKYIKLVEDRFRVEDLKKIALALDYEAFWLRFNEGRGLINDILCLGRLDRHRRIVDLLCDQANAAIEDQLRASMGNVKSTKLPNGAIMNVIDVENYAHKFTFPPPGKTSGEIHDRMCRKYDGKPVVTIGYGPDFAVLRSRGVKMNIPQIVKELMEEIPNGGVSGGGHLVVGSIKFVGGMRKEVLAKLAEKIGSCEVEEVPPSAA
- a CDS encoding phosphoribulokinase, which gives rise to MRLLDKIRESGNVFVVAVAGDSGSGKTTFTRGIRRLLGEDVVSTFSMDDYHSLDRRQRKALGITPLRPEANRLDLLAEHLEMLRRGLPIEKPVYDHATGEIRGPVIFEPSPVIIVEGLHPFYTQELRELSDFKIFVDPSRAVKRRWKLRRDVGERGYAPEDVMREILEREPDYKLYVDVQKVYAEMVIKIQDSRIPPEWTEIARGLSGEKYSVRIIQQILDQPLDEVDLTIDLSRIMRLTEREFSIEFQRDDYYGKRVGVMTLDGEFPITMIKDLERKLCRFLGRDLPSVSEGQDHASYVNATGMAQLILIWRFLEKIAKLAG
- a CDS encoding thioredoxin family protein; translated protein: MKIEVLGTGCAKCKGLEKNVRQAVKELGIDAEIVKVDSIMEIMERGVMMTPALCIDGETVAVGRVLSVEEIKELLRG